The DNA sequence CAAATCAGAGACACTAATCAGAGTAATGATGAACTAAATTCTGCTGGCTTCAATTTTCTTGGGGATTTGTTTTGAAACATGTAGGTATAGAATGTGTCATgtgatactttattgatccatCTTCCCACTTGTCCCCCCTTAAAGGATAGGGTCAAGTAAAAGTCAGAGCCACTGGAGCTTGTAGCTTGCTAGTGTGGGGCTTGAACTGGGCTGTCCATTTCATTCGTAGTGTATTTAACCAATAAACTACCCTGCTGTCCTTGCATGCTTTTTACCGAAGATACCACAATGGACAAATGGCACTGTGTACACTTCGAGCTAAATCAGTTAGTGCAAGAAGAGAACATAGTTTAAAGCTATGTGAGAAGACAGCCTTCATACAGGTACTTGGACATCACAgctgaatgtgtgaaaacattaaTCATCTGCCTCCTGTTCCACCCTACTGACAGCCATGGTAATTATCACAGACGCACAAGCACAACATACACAGCTGTACCTCTTATTCAGCTGGCACTTCTGTGCCACgctgtgtgtgaatgaacaACATACCGGGCTGATAAGCCAAACAGTGTAAGGTCAAAAGTATCACTGCAACACGTGTGAGAGACAAgcattgaaatgaaaaagagagagctaGACAGAGCAAGGGAACAAGTAGAAGAGGGAGATACCTGTgtgtgcaaagaaaaaaaaaactccagcaGAAAatagagaggaaggaaagataTGAGGAGAACAtaatggggagagagagaggtgtgtgaCAGGAATGTGAGAAGCAGACAGTATGAATCAGCAGTAAGAGAAGACAAACACTGAATATGAGAGAATGAAAGGAAGGAAGCAAAGAAAGTCAAGCTGACAGGAAAGAATTGGAGACTAAGGAACAAGTGCAGTATCTGAACAGTAAACCACACTGCCTTAACTAGATGACGCCTAATGTCAAGATCACTAATGGTGCATGCAGTGCACCCATTGGTATTTAAGCTATCAACAGTGAAGAGCCAGAGTAAAGGTGAGGCTACAAACAAGGTGATAGCACAGTCATGTTTTGTAAATTACAATTTTCCCTATTTTAATAAGATTCTCCCTATTTTTTTAGCTTGTTAGTACGATAATTTCCTGAAGGAATGATCACAGCTAATTTCCTGAAAGTTAACATTAGTTCTAATTTGTTGTCATGTGAACTTATCTGTCTTATCTCATGTAAGACAGTTGTTGATGCTTTCAAAATCTGTTTGAAATAAATATGCCAGCTTTCATGATGGGAAACCTGATGCAACCAAGCAgacatacacatgtgcacaaacaaaataaaatagcaCAGTGTATACTGTCGCTCTTTCCCTATTCATTAAGAGTTTCTGCCTTCTGGTACAGAACTATAGTGACTGGAGTTTGTCTCTTTCCTCTGATGATCAGGCTTGTTTGGAGGGCTCCCACAGAGTGGTCAGGGGAAAATGTGGCAGACATGCTTTCAGAGGAACTCCTAAAGTATGCCATGTTTTCACTGAGCTAAGCTTCAGAAAGCAGAGAGATTATACTGAACTCATTAGTTATTTTTTGTAGTGATAAACATGGTTATCCACCAAGACAAACAGGTGTTGAATCTCAGCCAAGAACTAATTATACTTTGTCCCTTCTACccagaaataaatataaacatacatgtGCACAACATCCTGTATTGCTGAATTAGTCATTAGATACTATTTGCTGTCAGTGTTTTGCTGAAAAATTTGATTTTCACAATGTAAACAAGTGACACTTTCCCTGCCAAAAAACTTACTAGGAAATGGTACCTTTCAGTTATGAGGTTATTTTAAGCTTTGGTTAAGAAACTCAATATTTCAAAAGTATTTGGGCAATGGATGTTTTTCTTATAAATATGCAACATCTAGGAATAACATTTGTTAACTGCTATGTTCATGAATAGTTCAAATAaccaattaaatttaaatgctctcaatttaagattaagatttttCAGTCACTTAACATAGCTATATTTCATATTTAGCCCATATGTCACCCATATTAAACTCAATACAGATGGATGCACAAACACTAACCTTTGTATTCCTGCGCAGGCTCTTGAGGATATTTCTTCTTTTGGGGTCCTCACTCTCCTCAATGGAGTTGTCCTTTTGGGCTCCTCCCTCATCCTGGCTAGCCTTGGGTGGACCTCCCATCTCATCATCACTGCCTATTGAGAAGCTCGTCCTAAAACTGCTGAACTTGCCGAGCCGTTTGGATCTGTCTCTGTAAAGCTTCGGCTTTACCCCAATGGCTGACAGCTTTCTCCTGCGCTCCAGTGAGCTGCTATCAGCCTCACTGTCAGACCCATTCCCCCCAGCACTCCCATTGGAGTGACCTTTGTTGGCGTTGCGGATGGTGATGATCTTGCCCTGTGTGCTGTCATGAGGGACAGAGTAAATATTCTCCTCTTCTGTAGGTCGAGGTTTGCTCACAGCATCCATTGGCTCCGCATAGTCTGAGGGGTCATAGCCACCATCGCTACCTGGGGCCCAGGTGACAGCTTGGGGCAAGGAGCGGCGGTTGGTGCCACCCTGCTGGTCCATGTAGGGGCCAAGGTTGACCTTACGGACAGGTTTGGGCCTAACTTGTGGGGGAACCTTGTTGTTCAGCTTGCTCTCAAAAGTGCTGAGctcagaaatgacagaaaatgtatcactTGAATCCAGATCTGTCAGCTTTAGGCTTCCAAGGTGGGAGCTGAGACTACCATCCTCTCTCAGGGTTGGATAAGGTGGTGATGGGTCGATATCATCCTCTGAGTCCATAAGAATGTTAACTGGACTGGGAGAGCCACAGCGAGGACTGATGCTCTCATTGGTACATGCTTCAGCCACATTGTCATACATGTGTGTAGCCTCAACAATAGTACGCTTCTCCACAACCTCTTTGAGAAAGTGTTGGAAAAGATCTATCTTATGAAGCCCCCCTACTACCCCACCATGTCCACATATTACTGTGTTAAACCTGGCCTCTATTTCATGGGCCAGTTCCTCTCCCTGACTGATCTGCTCCTTAGCTGATTCAGAGTCTGACAGCTCCATCTGGCTCTCCCCTACTGCTAGCAACTGGACTGGGATGATGTCTTGGACCTCACAAAGGAAAGCACATAATGTCTCCATAGAGGCCTTACGGCGAGCAGAGTAAACCGCAATGTAGCCGTGGACCAGCCTGGTTTTGCGGAGGGAGAATGAGGAATGGAAGGAGAGCAAAGACAACTCAATATTCTGCCTCTGTCCTCCTACACTGAGATCCAGCAGAACGGAGGTGCCACTGCTGAGGCTTGAGGCTGGACGACAATGCTGGGGGAACAGGAAGGGAGCAAGGAGCTGGTCTAGGTCATACGTGTCTCCACACATTAGGCACATGACTATCCTCAGGTCTGCCTCTAGCATTGGCTGTGACTGAGGGTCTCTGAAGGTAGAGGATGGAGGGGGTAAGGGAGGAGAGCTGCTCCCTATGCTTCTCCTTGATTCTAAGAGGCCCTTCAGCATCTGGTTGATCTGCTTCTCATTGACATTGCGCCCATAGCCCATACCCGGGGAGGCAGGGTCTAGGTAGGCACACTGAAGCTTTCCAGCCACCTGCTGCCCTTGTTGGATAAGAGTCTGAGCTGTCTCCCCCCCAATATCCCCTATGGACCCCACCCCCCGCTTGGTGACCAGAAGGAGGGACAGTGGGAGGTGGGCTAAGCTGTTTTCCCTTTCCCTTCTACTTATGGTTGACTCCCTAAGCTTCTCTATGCTCTCCACAACATAGGAGAGGGATTCCTTTGAGTTGTACAAACACAGGCAACCGTGAGGTGTAAAGGTTGGTGTGTGGAAGGAATTGACTGGCAGACGTACGTTGCCCTCAATGGGACGCAGGGCTAATTCATACATCTTGCCATCTAACACGTACCGGTCATCACTGCTGCACAAGGCCCTTATCTCATTTGCCATCTCTCTGGCTAGCCCATCTTTCCCTAAGATGACAAGATTTATCCGTTCAGCCCTCCCCCCATCCAGTCTTGAACTGTCTGATGACGGGTAGCGGGTAGGGAATCTGGAGGCCAGTATCTGCTCTATCTTACTGTCCACACAATGGGGGCTGTTGGGACAGGTGTCCTTTGTAGGGTGGTAGACAAAGTGGATATGTTTCAATACCAGAGCATCCCTTTCTGCCTGAAGCTTCTGCAGTGCTTTAAACCTTTGCTCCTCACCCAACACCTCCTGAATGGCTCCCATTTTCTCTTTACTTGGCTTTGCATCCACTTCCAGCTCATAAAAGAGCTCAGAGTATTCAAGAAGCAGTTCTTGAAAGTCCTCTTTGGCTCGGTCAATGATTTCCTTCTGATGTTTGTTGTAGATATCTAGATATTCAGACTCATCCAGCCACTGGTAGAAATCTTCATTCATGATGAAGCTTCGGGCCTCCTCCCAGGGTTTTCCTGGTGTGATGAATGGAGAGACACTTAGCTTCTCCTTGAACTCCCATCTCATCTCAGCCCGTTTGCGCTCAGTCCTTAGCTGCTCCAGGTGGGTCTCATAGATAGTTTCAGCTGCAGGGGTCTCCAGGAGGTCCTGGGGGATTCGATCATCTTCCATGTTATCAATGTGTGGTGTGGTCTCCCAAGGGGTGTCATCTAACACTACAAACCACTGGGAGAAATCTCTCTTTGTCTCCAGGACTTTCTGAACTCCAGACCAGCTCAGGTGGTCTATCTCATCCAACTCTGGTATCAGCACAGACAGAGCCTGTGGCAGAGTAGTTAGATAGGCCTTCCTACGTTTCTCTATATGCTCTTGCTTAAGTCTATGCACATGCTGCTGGAAGAGCTTCTTGGCTTTAGCAGTCCCCTCAAGGAAAACATAGTCCTTGTACTCAGGGGCTGACTGCATGCGGCGACTGACAGTGGGCCATGTCTCATTGTGGTTCTTCACAATTCGGTTGACCAGCCACTCGTAGCGGTCTTTGGCGGAGGCAATCTGTTGACTCTGCTGTTTCAGTGCCTCAAAGTAAGGGATAATTTTGGGCTTTCCCCTACCCTTGTCTATTAGCTGAACCAGTGTAAGAAAGGCTAGGTCAACATTGACATTTGAGCGTGCTGATGTTTCAACCACCTGTAGGTTCTTCTTGGCTAGGGCAAAGGTGTGTGAGTCTTTAATATAGCGCTCAACTCCTTCATCACATTTGGTGAGAACCAGTACCACAGGTTTCTTCGTTTTGGCTAGCTGGTTGTACAGGTTGGTGACAAACTTCATCTGGTCCTCAAAGCTACGGTTCATACCCCTGCTAACATCCACACAGAGTAAGAAGCCATCCACCATAAGCTTGCCCTCAGGcatctgtttctgctcaaaGTCCTGCTCCAGCCCCAACTGATCTGTGCAAAAGTACATCAACTTCTCAGCCGAGGCCAGCTTGGTGGAAGCTGCCCTCTTGATGTAAGGCTGTAGTGCCGTGCTTCGGTGTGGCTGGAACGTCTGGTCATCAATGAATTCCGTCTGCTCCACCACATTCATACGGCACTCTGGCCCCTCCTCCATCGTCCGCCCAGCCTCTCCCCAGAACAGGAAGTGGTCATTGTTCACCACGCGGCCTCCAAAGTCACTGGTGCTGAGAACGGAGGTGTGGTCTAGGTAGAAGTCATCTGCACTTGGCCGAACAAAGCGGTTACACAGACAGGACTTGCCCACACCACACTGGCCCTTCTCCTTCTCCGTGCCGGACAGCCCAACCACGACCAGGTTGTAGGTGGGTGCCCGGACATCTTGCTTTTTGGCCATCATCATCGCTGGCAGAGGCTCATCCTGCCATGCTGGCCACAAGCTCTAGGGAGAGGAGAAGGCTGCCAAAGAAGGAGGCTTTCCATGCAAGAGGAGCTCACTGGACTGGGGTCTGGCCCTGcatgatagagagagagagagaatggggaGATATAATTAATCTagagaaatacagacagaaaaaaacatttcaatgacAGGCTTTATTATTAGAGAGCTATTGTGTCTCTCATCTAAATTCCTACTGTGTGCCGATGTGCTGTTAATAATGTTTAATCTGTGATCCTATTTCTCCACTGAATGTTTTCTGAAAAGATTGAGGTCAGTGGCAAAGCTGTTGGAATGCTGCACATTACTTAACCCAGCTGTAGCTCAGTAAAAGGCAATTTT is a window from the Thunnus thynnus chromosome 7, fThuThy2.1, whole genome shotgun sequence genome containing:
- the arhgap35a gene encoding rho GTPase-activating protein 35, whose translation is MMMAKKQDVRAPTYNLVVVGLSGTEKEKGQCGVGKSCLCNRFVRPSADDFYLDHTSVLSTSDFGGRVVNNDHFLFWGEAGRTMEEGPECRMNVVEQTEFIDDQTFQPHRSTALQPYIKRAASTKLASAEKLMYFCTDQLGLEQDFEQKQMPEGKLMVDGFLLCVDVSRGMNRSFEDQMKFVTNLYNQLAKTKKPVVLVLTKCDEGVERYIKDSHTFALAKKNLQVVETSARSNVNVDLAFLTLVQLIDKGRGKPKIIPYFEALKQQSQQIASAKDRYEWLVNRIVKNHNETWPTVSRRMQSAPEYKDYVFLEGTAKAKKLFQQHVHRLKQEHIEKRRKAYLTTLPQALSVLIPELDEIDHLSWSGVQKVLETKRDFSQWFVVLDDTPWETTPHIDNMEDDRIPQDLLETPAAETIYETHLEQLRTERKRAEMRWEFKEKLSVSPFITPGKPWEEARSFIMNEDFYQWLDESEYLDIYNKHQKEIIDRAKEDFQELLLEYSELFYELEVDAKPSKEKMGAIQEVLGEEQRFKALQKLQAERDALVLKHIHFVYHPTKDTCPNSPHCVDSKIEQILASRFPTRYPSSDSSRLDGGRAERINLVILGKDGLAREMANEIRALCSSDDRYVLDGKMYELALRPIEGNVRLPVNSFHTPTFTPHGCLCLYNSKESLSYVVESIEKLRESTISRRERENSLAHLPLSLLLVTKRGVGSIGDIGGETAQTLIQQGQQVAGKLQCAYLDPASPGMGYGRNVNEKQINQMLKGLLESRRSIGSSSPPLPPPSSTFRDPQSQPMLEADLRIVMCLMCGDTYDLDQLLAPFLFPQHCRPASSLSSGTSVLLDLSVGGQRQNIELSLLSFHSSFSLRKTRLVHGYIAVYSARRKASMETLCAFLCEVQDIIPVQLLAVGESQMELSDSESAKEQISQGEELAHEIEARFNTVICGHGGVVGGLHKIDLFQHFLKEVVEKRTIVEATHMYDNVAEACTNESISPRCGSPSPVNILMDSEDDIDPSPPYPTLREDGSLSSHLGSLKLTDLDSSDTFSVISELSTFESKLNNKVPPQVRPKPVRKVNLGPYMDQQGGTNRRSLPQAVTWAPGSDGGYDPSDYAEPMDAVSKPRPTEEENIYSVPHDSTQGKIITIRNANKGHSNGSAGGNGSDSEADSSSLERRRKLSAIGVKPKLYRDRSKRLGKFSSFRTSFSIGSDDEMGGPPKASQDEGGAQKDNSIEESEDPKRRNILKSLRRNTKKPRPKPRHSISKPIESNYFGMPLITVVTPERPIPVFIEKCIRFIETTGLSTEGIYRVSGNKAEMESMQRQFDQDHNLDLVEKDFTINTVAGAMKAFFSELPEPLVPYSMQGELVEAFKINDREQRFQTMKDILRRFPKENYEVFKYVISHLNKVSQNNKLNLMTSENLSICFWPTLMRPDFTTMDALTATRTYQTIIESFIHQCAYFFYNQPLADGLPGSPTSTLSSGGGTSAYSCMAGGYSSSPTPSPTPYVLPATPPVIPHYGPPIHHHHHHHHQHQSPPHSPPPTPQSPIPALLPPSLHPHHPPTEQHTL